The genomic window ATTGCACTTTCATTGTGTTTGGGGGAGGAAATACcaacacagctgctgtgtgcattCTGCTGGCAAATTGGACCCCTGGGCTGTCAGTGCTGGATGCGTCCCCTGAGCCTGCTGTCTGTGCACTCCTAAGGAGatgacaagaagaaaagaatcaaCAATGTCAGAATGActtcaaataaaatttcatcatTTTCCAGTTCAGTATAATGTGAtctgggggggggaagaagacCATCAAAGCCTTAGACATGTAGAGCTGGCTTGTAAGGAGGCTCAGCAGGGCCACACTGCAGTTTGGCATGATGCGttcctctgtatttctgtatctgTGCCCTGTGGTAGCACTAGCTGGAAGCTGGATAATGGAGCATACATAGTCCTGGCTTCTTGTTTCTGCTGGATAAACTGTAGTCATTGCACTTCCACTGAAATAGCACTGGAGCACACACAGGGGGCCTGCTTACAGCCCCCAAATACCAGCATAgcgtggtgctgctgctggggtgtGCTGGCTGGTGCTCTGCAAACAGGTGTTGGGGTTTTAGATACCGGTATTTAGGATGATTCCCTACAGTAAATCAGCATTGCCACAGGTTGCCAGCCTGCTGTGTTTGCTCCTTAACCAGCATCAGGCAGTGCGTGTTGGGCTGCTCAGTGTTTGCGTTCTGCCTCGTTCAAAAGCTGCTCTGATGAAGGCGCTCAAAGCCCTCAGCTACAATGATACGGTATAAGGACGTGGGTTTAGAAAATTGCAGGTGGTGAAGGGGTGAGAGTGTGATTTCACAGTGGTCTGATCTAACAGGGAAACACTGAACCAGAACACTGACCGCGAGGGGACATTCTGAAAGTAATCTGTTCGTTTTGCTTGCTCTCTTACAGTCAACGAGTTCACAGtgatcaggaagaaattcaagTGCCCCTactgcagcttctctgccaTGCATCAGTGCATCCTGAAGAGACACATGCGGTCCCACACGGGAGAGCGGCCTTACCCCTGTGAGATCTGTGGGAAGAAGTTCACGCGCCGGGAGCACATGAAGAGGCACACGCTGGtaagggctgggggctgtgttCAGTGTAAAGGTCACAGTCACAGAACtggaggggttggaagggacctctggacaTCATTTAAAGAAGGTTCCCCACAGCAGGTGGCACAGAacgccctgctggccacgctctttgtAATACATGCGAGGGTGCCATTGGCCTtgttggccaccagggcacactgctgactcatggtCAACCGTTGGCCACCAGGATACCTggctccttctctgcagtgctccttCCCAGCAACTCAGCCCACAGGCTGTACTGATTATATACTTCAGGACTGGAATTGAGTTAGGtctccatttcttctgctggaaTCATTCTAGGTCGTTGACTTGGAGCTTGCAGGTCAGGTTCGCTTTATTATTATACATGTGGGgagatgaaaacagaatcaGAGTGTTTGTGAATCCACACAGAAGAGGAGTTCCTATCCAAATCTCTCCCTCAGACCATCTTCACGTAGGAAATTAAGCTAGATAGAAAATACCAGCTGGGTACAAATTTTTTGTACCAAGGAGAAATtcctgaacaaaaaaaaaaggcgcAATGCTGACATTagcactttgttttcattgcagtCAGCCATAAATGACTCCAAGGTGTgcaatggaggaaaaaaaaagacatttgcttaggtttgttgggtttttttttttgtttgtttgtttgttctgggGAGCACACAACAAGGTTTAATTCTGTCTGAATTTGAATGGGAAGTATTTCCCCAAGGGGTGTTGCAGTGAGACTCCAGGAAATGGACAGTCCTGCTGTCCAACACGCTCCTTCTGAAAGGGAGCTctgaaaaggggcattttcgtattctatgattatgattaTGTTCAAATGGCACCAAGATCTTATCTACCAAAGGGGTAATGCTCGTGGCAAGCTGAACGTCTGGGATCATGTGCTTTGCTGGTCTGGTAATCTTATTTCCATTACGTACTGCATTTTGGGCTTGATTGTCAGTTCTCTGGTAAATCTGCAGAGATGAGTGCTGATAGGCATCAAGGGAAAATGCTCTATAAAAATAAcatagaaaaaggaaacaggtttagcacacaaaaaaactttcttttctttcagttcctcAATCGAGAACTAAAGACAAAAGGGGCTATTTTAGTTTTGTGTTTAGCTCAGatcaaaaagaatttttttataGCCTTCATATAAAATGTAAATTCAAtagaaatgtctgttttctttgagtCGGACGGTCGAAGTAAACACGgggttttcttcctgaagtcttTGCATCTCGGATGGTGCCTCTGTGTGGTCACAGGGTGTAAGCGGTGcttcccagctgcaggagcaggcagtGTCTGGCAGAAGTGCTGCCCGGGGGTATCCAGCTCTGGTATCCAGCTCTGGTTGGAGGTGATGgctctgtgtgtgcagagcttccttcctgctctgcttgcagcatCCCGAGTGGCTGCAAGCTGGAAGTTCCTCTCAAATATTCCTAGTTTGATCAAAGGCATTTTCAAAAGGATTGTGAGAACTAGATTGTGTGGTAGTGATAGGGCgagggggaatgattttaaactgagagagGGGAGATTTCGCTCAGATGTTAGGTGGAAATTCTTCATTCCGAGGGCAGTGAAGCTCTGGCACAGaactgtgggtgccccatccctggaggtgcccatggccctgtgcagcctggtctgtGGGAGCTGTCCCTGTCCATGGTAGCggttggagctggatgggctttaaggtcccttcccaaccaaccattctgtgattatgtgattTCCCATTGCATTACAGCGTTACAGAGTAGAATTAACTGTGGTGGGTTTAAGTTGCACGATGAAAGCCGTGGTGGTCTTGTTTAGCAGAAGGGCAGCTGAGCACCCCTCACGCAGCCCTCAGTCCAGCTCCGTCACTGTTAACCCTTCTGCTCATGCCCTCCCCCAGGTGCACAGCAAGGACAAGAAGTACGTCTGCAAGGTGTGCAACCGGGTCTTCATGTCTGCAGCCAGCGTGGGCATCAAGCACGGCTCCCGCCGGCACGGCGTCTGCGCTGACTGCTCGGGGCGCGGCATGGCCGGGCACCTGGAGCCCAGCGGGGCCGAGGGGTCCCCTGAAGAGCTGTACCCCGGAGAGGGATCCTATATGGAAGACCCAGATGACATCAAGGTGGAGGGAGATGAGGAGATGGGAGACGACGATGACATCAAATGGAAGGATGACGTAGGCATGGCGCACGATGACGTGATTTTGGATGATGACAAAGACGTCGACTCCTCACAGGAGAACTCTGGGGAGAACGACAAGGATTTTACCTGGATTTCTTAGGGATCCTTTTGTCACGTTCTGTTGTTTGTAGGGGGAGGGAGGGCGGGGGAGGAAGGAGTATGTCGGAAAAACTACATAGCCTTGTTGTCGTCCACGTGTGCAAAATTATTTGTGTTTTCTAAACGAGTCCTACTCTGTTCCACTTGGATGTGTGTTAGCAACACGGCCTCGCCGCCCGCTGTTCCTCCTCGATCCTGCATGGGGATCCTATGGGCACGTGCCCCCATCCCACCCTGCATTGAGCTCCAGGAGATGTTGCATCCGAAGTAGGTTTTGGGTGGTGGTTAACATCTTTTTCTATGTATTAACATCCCGGCAGCAGTGGAATTGCAAACTAACGGTGGTGGGAATGAATGGGTGCACGTTTCCGAGGGCTTCCCCTAATGATGCAGGCCTTTTGCAAGTTATTTAAAGAgggtttttattgtttgtttttttaccgAGCCAAATAGATCAAAAGGCAAGTGGGATTGCAGCCTTACAATTCTTGTCATAAAAGTAGATTTTTAGCTTCCAAAAGGATCACCATCAAAAAAGATCATGGCGTTTCTAGGACCCAGTGGCGTCGTACCAGTGTCCTGTCTTCCAGCCTTGTGTCTCCACGCCCACCGATGGGTGCTGGCATTTTCATGAACTCTTTGCTATAAGGACACAGGGAATTGTCTACCTGTTGGCGTTTTCCACagatattttcacttttctccctttgctcaGCTGCCTTTCTCACAAATATATGCAAACGGTAGGAAAAGCGAGACCTTAAGGATGAACTGTGAACCACAGGACACCGAGGTGAGGAGACCCAAAATCCTGCTGGGATCTCACCCGGGTGGGCTTCAGTCCATCGTTGGTAGGTGTGAAAGCTATTAAGGAAACCTTCAATCTCAGCTGCACTGGTTTCATGTaaatttgcaaataaaatgtttttatgagAACCAGGTTTCTCTCCTGGTGTGTCTCGGAAAGGTTTGGGTGGCTCCGAGTGGTTGGATGCTCCGTGTCCATATCGAGCACCGCTGCCTTCTTCCAACCCCAAGGAAACGACGACGCAGTGCACTGAGGGGTCTTATTGGTGAGAAGAAGTCCGTGTTACCTTTCACCTCTTTGCTTCTGGTGCTTtttataagaaaagaaaaaaaaaaaacaaggcaaaaaaaaaccccaacaaagcTGCAGACCTCACTCGTTCCTCACTACGGAGCAATTTTCTACGCTGTCTGTGACGATGCTCTTTGAAACCTGCCACAAAGGACAACCTGGTGCCGAAAGCCAAATGACTCCAAGGTGCTACTTATTATCCTCCGATGGTGGGAAAGGCGATCTCGGTGGGGAGGGAGGTTCTTGCAGGTGTTGGTTTCAATGGGAAGCATGGTTCTGCACAGCAAGAAAATAGGGTTTGTGCTACCATCACCCCAACCACTCCGTCGGGGTcggggctgctggctgccagcactgctctctgcagttcCATGCAGTTCcatctgtgtgtgtttgtcGGCATTGGTGCACGTTGGGAATTGGGTGCGTGTGTCCAACTGCTGCCATCAGTGCTCATCCATCCCGGTGTGCACAGGGGCTGCAATGGGGGGGTCATACGGAAACATTTTCATTGAGCTGTACAAACCTTCATTTTGCATTGCAGCTCCATGTCGAGCCCCACTGCCGTGTCTGAACAGACAAAAGCAACCCCCGTGTTCTACCATCACCCTTCACTCCCATCCTCAAGGCCCCAAAGCTGCCCCAGCCCCGTGCCAGGCAGCTCTCAGCCCCCACAGATCTGTATTTATTGTCGGCCCTGTACATAGGAGGGGCCCTCGCAGCCCCCACTTCTGCGTAGACAAATGCATACAGTACTTACAGATGGCTGTAGCTTGGCTTTTATATGTGAAgtctatttaaaaacagaacctGTCCACCCAACCCCTCgtccctttctttctgcaaCATTCCATCCCACGCCACAAGAGCTGGGAGCCCCCCCTGAACCCCCCAGAGCCCGGGGTGACCTCAGCTTTGCTTCCTATTTGGAAACGtttcccattttttccttcctttcctttttggaCACTGAGCCCAACGTCCCCCAGCAGCGCCAATTGGGTGCACTCTCAGAGCTGAGGATGCAAAAGAAAGAGgtgaaaaatgaattcaaaaaGGAAGCTCCCCAGGAAGGCTAACATAGTGCGTTAGCACTGCcatccagcactgctcctctaTGGGGGATGCACTCTGTGTCCCAAACGGAGCCCTCTGATCCACGCTAAGTGCCAGTGCCATTAGGAAGGGAACTCCACGCAAATGCAAAAACTGGAATCCTTGCGATATTACAAACGAGATGACCTTATTTTATCTCATCCCGCGACTCCTAAAGCCATACTGAATGGTTCTCTGTGCGTTTCGGTTGCCCCGCGTTGTGTTTTGGGTTCCTGCCTTCGTTTCCAGTTCTGCGTAGTACGAGTGCTGTGTGTATGCTCCCATCTCTATTTATTTCTCAACGTGCTCTAAACCTGTCTGCAGAAGTAAAGCTGAACAGAAAGAGGACGGCGTCCGAAGATGATGCTGATGAtgaattatttccttttgctgGGAATATTCTATATTATAACTGActttataataattattataaaacCTGTGTTTGTATTGAAGATGTGTTTAATATTTCGGGGGAGGAGATTCTGGTCTCAGAGGTCAGCGGAGGACGTGGCTGTGTTGTACTGCTTCCCTGTCGCTGTAGTTCAGCTGATAGGACCTTCCTTTGGTGGTGGTCTCTGTCTGCCCGGcacccagagctgtgccctCTGACTATACATGCATTGTGATGGGACTTAGCGTAGACATACGTGCAGAAATCGATCCCTTTCAATAAACTGGGGAAACTGCTGCTAACGTTCCGTCTGATGTTTCTGTGTCCACCTCCCAGCCCTCCATCAGCCCTTCCCCTGCCTTTATCCTGCAGGACAGGGCAGGATCCCTCTGCTGGGGGTGATGCCatcctggggggctgcaccagaaccgaacccccccccccccccccccccacctccatccccaacAGCACAACCCCACACCACGCAGCTCAGCGTCaccctttaaaaaacaaaaagaatccaaatcttttatttttctcatggaTCCGGCCCATCCCAGCACCTCCCCAACCCCATTCCGGGGGCACCCAACGTGGGGGGACCCCCACATCCCAGGCAAAGGGGAGCGGGACTGCGCCTGGGGAGGGGACgcggggatggggaggggacaggAGAGGGACAAAGGCCAAGaagcccccaaagccccccgGGCTGAAGGCATTGCAGCCCAGTGGGggtgtgttgggggggggggtggggaggggggagtatttaaaaaataggaattttcatatatttcatttaaaaaataaaaacacgcgaaggagagggggggaaaaaaaggaaaaaaaaaaaacggagggaaaaaaaaataataaacaaaacaaaacaaaccagaaaaggTCTTTGTGCAGTTTGGCTTAGTGCAAATGGGCGCGTTCTGCAGGCACTTCCCGGAGCGCGGCCCCCGGCGGGAGCGGCTGCTCCCCAGGTACAAAACATAGAGAGAAATACACGCTACGAAGAGTAAAAACCCCCGCGGGGCGCAGGGGGGGCACAGCGCGTGTGCCCGTCAGCCCCTGGTTAAGGCGAGGGCAGGCAGCAACTCCCCCCTGCCCCCCTGCACCCCCCAGGCACAGCTTATCCCAGCAGCACACGGCCCCCCCAGCAGGGATATGGGCTGCAGGCAAGGGGTGGGGGGCACGGAGAGGGTTAGCTTATTTTCCGAGGAtaaagaaagggggggggaagctcTGTGATGGCGCGGGGGGGGCTGTGTGCATAAAGCTGGGGGGGGGAATAAaggcagggccaggcccagCTGTGCATGgatcccccccccaccccacagtcCTCCCCCCAACAGTGTGGGGGCTGTTCCCTGAGTCCAGCCCCGGGGGGAgcgcgcgtgtgtgtgtgtgtgtgtgtgtgtgtgtgtgtggggtgggggggcgcgAAGGCACCTCAAGTGCAAAATGTGCAAGAAGGAGAGCTGGGGGGGCACGGCGGCGGGGCTCAGTCGAGGAAGCGCTGGCAGGCCTTCTTCCAGCGGCACGCCGTGCACCACAGCTCCCGGTTCTCCATGCCGTACACCTTGCGGCACTTCTTGGCCTCCCCCCGGGGCTTCCTGCGGGGCAGCGCTGCGTCACCGCGGCGTCGGGGATGGGGGAGAGGGCAGAGGGGACGGCGATGCCGTGCCGCCAACTCACCTGGGCACAGCGGGCGGTTTGGGCAGCGCCGGGGTGGGCAGCGCCGCCGTCCTCGGCCCGGGGGGCCCCGGGGGCCGCTTCTCCCCACCTGCGGGCCCTGCGGGGCAGCCCTGCGGACACGGCACCACGTCAGCAGCCACGGACACGCGCAGCACCCCGAGCACCGAGCAGCACTCCAGCCTCACCTGGTACGCGTGGTCGGTGTGGACGTGGCAGAGGCCGGGGGGtggcggggggctgcggggggagcCCAGAGGGGGCTCGGGGCTGGGGAAGGGCGGCAGCTCGGGGCCGGGGAAGGCGGGCGGCACTGAGGAGGTGGGCGAGACGGGCGTCAGGCTGGAGAGCCCATCCGTCAGCGAGTCCACGTCCACGTCCAGCTCCGTGTAGTAGAAGTCCTCCTCGCCATCACTCTGCTCCAGGTCGGCTTggcggctgtggggcagcgGGGTTGGGTTGGGGGTGGCCCCACGGTGGGGGCGTGGAGGGTTGGGGGCTCCGGGAGCCGCCCCGGCGCTTACCCCAGGTGTGCGGTTCGGATGTGCTTCTGCAtccctgaggagctgctgaggactTTGCCGCAGCTCTTCCACAAGCACTTGAACATCACCTTGGTGGAGTTCTGTGGGCGAGTGGGGTCAGGCCAGCAACCCCAGCCCTGTCCTCATCCCCATCGCCATTCCCATCCCCAACGCCATTCCCAACCCAACCGTCATCCCCACCACCCTCTTCATCCTCAAACCCACCAtcagccccatccccagctctAACCTCAAGCCCACCCCCGACCCCActcccaaccccatccccacccaaACCCACCCGAGTACTTCACCTTCAAGCGCTGTCAACCCTTACAATCATCTCCATTCCCAGCCTCACCGCCTCCGACCCCAATCCCACAGCATCCCCACCATCATCTCCAGCCTCAACCCCACCATCAGACTCATCCCCAACCTCATCCCCGTCCCCGTTGCCATCCCACCTTCCTCTTCCGCGGGATGGGCTCTCCAAACATGAAGTGGGTGCTGTCAGGTTCCTCGGGGCCATTGTCTGGCGGCAAGGTGGGCAAGAAGGCACTGGGGTCATGGCTGGAGAGTGGGGGCGAAGGGGTGGAGGGGGTGGAGCGGTCACTGGGGGGGTCCCAGCTCCATTCCCCGCtggtgttgctgctgctgctgcagctgaaggacatGGCTGGTGTCTCCTTCCAGATCTCACTGccaagctctgctgcagacaagGAAGGTCAGGTCCGCACCACGCACCCAGGGACAGGGGCGCAGTGTCCCCACAGTCTGCTCTTACCCGGGCCGGGGGGTGCCGGGGGGTGGCCGAGCCCCAGCGGGCTGCTGGAGAGGCTGGTGAGCACCGCGGCTGCCATCACTTCATCGATGCCTGCCTTGCCCGGGAGCTTCCTGCCAGCATGAACACAGGGGCTGTGATGAGCACGGCCGGGACCCCACACCGCCACCCCTCCGtgccccccacctccctccaGGGTCCCCACAAGCTGCAGAGGGGACACGGACCGGCACCGGGAACCCCGTGGGCACTGACACCTGCGTGGTGCCACGTGCAGCTGAGAAACCAGGCTTAGCTCAGCTGGGGCCAAACTACTTCctggagtggaaaaaaaaaataagaaaaactaaaaaaaaaaaaaaaaaaattgacagaaagagcaaaaaataaaataaaatgtgagcGAGAggtcaggagcagcagaagcCATTTTGCAAACGCATCCCAAAGCTCCATCGGGACAGAACGGGACAGCCCcggggagggctgtgggggggtTCTGCCGTCGCTCTGCCGGCCCCGAGGTTGGGAAAAGCACTGAGAAAGCAAAGCGGGGATTTTTTTGTCCACCGCCCCCGGCGCGGAGCCGTTCAAATTCGCGCCTCCGCGCAGTGCCGGGCGGTCCCGGTGCCGGTGCCAAGCAGCTGCCGCCCGCCCCGACGGCTCCGGTTACGCACCGGGCGCTGTGCCACGGCCgcgggctgtgctgggagcccccaGGGAGCAGCGATGGCCTCCGCGTCCACAGAGAGGGAGGGCTGGGGAAACCCACGCGTCTTCATCCACGCGGGTGAGAGGAGAGCACGGCCCCGTCGCCACCCCGCCCCGTCTCCGTCTCCATCCTCGCCCCCGTTGCCGGCCTTATAACCGCCCTCCCCGCCCCGTCTCCGCTCCCGttcccgtccccatccccatccccatccccgcccCCGTCCGGCCATACCTGTGCCCCGGCAGGGGGATGCAGGCTGCGTGCAGCGCCAGGCACCGCTCCAACCCCGCGTCCAACACCCTCAGCACCGCCTCCTGCTCGGGGGGCTGCAGTCCCAGCGGTTCCCCCAGGCGCCGCagccagccccgcgccgccggcAGCCCCGCGCCGTGCCCAGGCAACGCCTGCAGGGAGACGGCGGCCGTCGGGGGGCTGATCCCACTGCTGGCGGATCGCAGCCCCACGAGATCCCCCCCAGTCTCTAAGGTGGGGAAGGAGGTGGCAGCGCAGTGCCGGAGTGCGGTGGGATCCGGCTGTCTGCGTGTCCCAAGTGGATCCCAAGCAGATCTTCCATCTGGGAAGCGGTCGGGAACCAGCAGGATCTCCCCCAGCACTCGCTGTGGGGTGTCAGCACCCAATGGATCCCTCTGAGGGTGGATCCCAAGGAGATCCAGGCAGGGCTGGCATCCTCCAAAGCAAAGCAGCGGATCCCTTTGGAGCAGAGCACCGGGATCCCACAGGAATCcccacagtgctctgcagtggcTCCCTCCTCACTTGGGAGATCCCGAAGGCTGGGATCTAGCCGGGAGCCGGTTGGGATCACTCCCATCCTTCCCACCTGGGACATCCTTAAGGGCTGTGATGCAGTTGGGACCCATTTGGGAACCAGCTGGGATCCATTTGGGATCCATTTGGGAATGGGCTGTTATCTCCAGCTGAGCCAACCGGGAAACTCGTCGGGCTGCAGCCGGGATCTTCCTCGGACCCAGCCGGGCCGCAGTTGAACCCAAAGGGCGGTTCGCGGGGTCACCGGACCCCCCCCGGCCGCTCCCGCCAGAGGCTCCGGGGGGGGCGTGTCCGCCGGGCGGCCGCCAGCGGGCAGCAGCGGTTCCCTCCCGGGGGCGGCACCGCAGAACGGGACAGCAccggggccgcggggcgggagggggggggggagggacgCGGAGCGGGACCGGGGGgttcccctcccctctccccgccGCACCCCCAACCCCTATTCAACCGCTGGGGAAAGTTTTGTCGCTGTCatccgccgccgccccccggtACCTGCGGGGCCGCGTCGTTCtcgggcgggaggcggcggcgggcgcggcggcggcggacggcgggcggcggcagcagcagtgcgcaggcggcgggcggcggcgcgggctccatgcggggcggcggcggccgcggggccgggcccggcgcggGGGGGAGCGCTCCGGCGCGCGGCCCGGTGTCGGCGgtggccacgccccctccctGCCCCGCCGCTTTTTCCTATTGGTTCCGCCGTGGCGGGATGGAACGCGGCCGCCGCGAGGGTGGCTCCCGATTGGCTGAACCGCGCTGCCACTTGgcgcgccgcgccccgccccgccccgccgcgcaccggccccgccgccgccaccaccgCCCCCGCCGCGGCCATCTTCgagccgccccgccccgccccgccggcaCCGGCaccggggggaggggggccgaAAAGCGCCGTCGTCCCCCCGCGCCCCTCCGGGTTCGGGGCGGCCCCGGGCTCCCCAAGTCGGAGGGGACCCCCGAAGCGGTGCCCCCGCCCCGTGATAATGCGCTGCGAAGTTGCAGGGACGCCTAAAAGCCAACGGGCTGAGAGCTACGGGGCCCAACCAAGAGTTGTACCCCTCAAAAAGTTGTA from Gallus gallus isolate bGalGal1 chromosome 20, bGalGal1.mat.broiler.GRCg7b, whole genome shotgun sequence includes these protein-coding regions:
- the SLC2A4RG gene encoding SLC2A4 regulator isoform X1, coding for MNGGVPATSQRIITGRGHRFGGPLRLGEPGAAPNPEGRGGTTALFGPPPPGAGAGGAGRGGSKMAAAGAVVAAAGPEKAAGQGGGVATADTGPRAGALPPAPGPAPRPPPPRMEPAPPPAACALLLPPPAVRRRRARRRLPPENDAAPQALPGHGAGLPAARGWLRRLGEPLGLQPPEQEAVLRVLDAGLERCLALHAACIPLPGHRKLPGKAGIDEVMAAAVLTSLSSSPLGLGHPPAPPGPAELGSEIWKETPAMSFSCSSSSNTSGEWSWDPPSDRSTPSTPSPPLSSHDPSAFLPTLPPDNGPEEPDSTHFMFGEPIPRKRKNSTKVMFKCLWKSCGKVLSSSSGMQKHIRTAHLGRQADLEQSDGEEDFYYTELDVDVDSLTDGLSSLTPVSPTSSVPPAFPGPELPPFPSPEPPLGSPRSPPPPPGLCHVHTDHAYQGCPAGPAGGEKRPPGPPGPRTAALPTPALPKPPAVPRKPRGEAKKCRKVYGMENRELWCTACRWKKACQRFLD